The following nucleotide sequence is from Streptosporangiales bacterium.
ATCATGCCCCGTACCTCGGGGCGGTCCTCACGGACCACGGACTGCCCACGCTTCTTCAGGCCCAGCGTACGGAGGGTGGCCCGCTGGTTCTGCTTGCCACCGATCTCCGAACGGACCTGCGTGATCTTCAGCTCGGCCATCACGCACTCGCCCCTTCGGCTGCCTTCGCCTTCAGCATCGCACTGGGGGCGACGTCCTCGACGGGCAGGCCGCGCCGCTTGGCCACGTCCTCCGGGTTGGTCAGGGACCGCAACGCGGCGACCGTCGCGTGCACGATGTTGATCGGGTTCGACGAGCCGAGCGACTTGGTCAGCACGTCGTGCACACCAGCGCACTCGAGCACCGCGCGCACCGGGCCACCGGCGATGACACCGGTACCGGGGCTGGCCGGCTTCAGCAGCACGACCCCAGCGGCCTCCTCACCCTTCACCGGGTGCGGGATGGTGCCCTGGATCCGAGGTACGCGGAAGAAGTTCTTCTTCGCCTCTTCCACGCCCTTCGCGATCGCCGAGGGGACCTCCTTGGCCTTGCCGTACCCCACACCGACCTGGCCGTTCCCGTCGCCGACGATGACGAGCGCAGTGAAGCTGAACCGCCGACCGCCCTGGACGACCTTGGCGACGCGGTTGATCTTCACGAGCTTCTCGACGTACGCCGACTTGTCGGACGAGCTGTCCTTGCGGTCGCGCCGGTCACGGCGCTCGCCGCGTCCCTTGCCTCCTGCAGCCATCAGCAGCTTCCTCTTCCTGCGTAGCTCACGTCATTGCTCACAGCGCCAGCCCGCCTTCCCTCGCGCCGTCGGCCACCTCGGCCACGCGTCCGTGGTACCGGTAGCCGGCGCGGTCGAAGACCACCTCGCTGATGCCCTTGGCCTTGGCCCGGTCGGCGATGAGCTCGCCGACCTTGCGGGCCTTCGCCTTCTTGTCGCCGCTGGCCGTACGCAGGTCGCCCTCCAGGGTCGACGCCGACACGAGCGTGTGTCCCGCGGTGTCGTCGACGACCTGGGCGACCATGTGCCGTGCCGACCTGCTCACGACCAGGCGGGGCCGCTGCGCCGTGCCGTTCACCCGCTTGCGCACCCGCAGGTGGCGGCGCTGCCGCGCGGCACGCCGCCCCGTTGCCCTCTTGGTACCAGCCATCGCCTACTTCGCCTTCTTCCCGGACTTGCGCCGGACGTGCTCGCCCTCGTACCGCACACCCTTGCCCTTGTACGGCTCGGGCGGGCGGAGCTTCCTGATATTGGCGGCCACTTCACCGACCTGCTGCTTGTCGATGCCCTCTACTGCCAGCTTGGTGTTGCCCTCGACGGAGAACGAGATGCCCTCCGGCGGGGTGACCACGACCGAGTGGCTGAACCCCAGCGCCAGCTCCAGGTTGCTGCCCTTGGCCTGCACCCGGTAGCCGGTGCCGACGATCTCCAGCTTCTTCGTGAAGCCTTCGGTGACGCCGGTGACCATGTTCTGGATGAGCGTGCGGGTCAAGCCGTGCAACGCCTTGCTGTCCAGCTCGTCATCCGGACGCTTTACGGTGACTTCACCGTCCTCGGTGGCAACCGTGAGGCCGCCGGCGACCGCGTGGGAGAGCTCGCCCTTGGGGCCCTTCACCCGCACAGTGCGGCCGTCGACGTCCACGGTCACCCCGCTCGGCACGGTGATGGGACGTACTCCAATGCGCGACATCTTGCTCCTTACCAAACGTAGGCGAGGACTTCCCCGCCCACGCGTCGCTTCGCGGCCTGCCTGTCGGTCATCAAC
It contains:
- the rpmD gene encoding 50S ribosomal protein L30, with the protein product MAELKITQVRSEIGGKQNQRATLRTLGLKKRGQSVVREDRPEVRGMIATVTHLVTVEEVKE
- the rpsE gene encoding 30S ribosomal protein S5, giving the protein MAAGGKGRGERRDRRDRKDSSSDKSAYVEKLVKINRVAKVVQGGRRFSFTALVIVGDGNGQVGVGYGKAKEVPSAIAKGVEEAKKNFFRVPRIQGTIPHPVKGEEAAGVVLLKPASPGTGVIAGGPVRAVLECAGVHDVLTKSLGSSNPINIVHATVAALRSLTNPEDVAKRRGLPVEDVAPSAMLKAKAAEGASA
- the rplR gene encoding 50S ribosomal protein L18, whose amino-acid sequence is MAGTKRATGRRAARQRRHLRVRKRVNGTAQRPRLVVSRSARHMVAQVVDDTAGHTLVSASTLEGDLRTASGDKKAKARKVGELIADRAKAKGISEVVFDRAGYRYHGRVAEVADGAREGGLAL
- the rplF gene encoding 50S ribosomal protein L6 — translated: MSRIGVRPITVPSGVTVDVDGRTVRVKGPKGELSHAVAGGLTVATEDGEVTVKRPDDELDSKALHGLTRTLIQNMVTGVTEGFTKKLEIVGTGYRVQAKGSNLELALGFSHSVVVTPPEGISFSVEGNTKLAVEGIDKQQVGEVAANIRKLRPPEPYKGKGVRYEGEHVRRKSGKKAK